In Vibrio pomeroyi, the genomic window GGCGACACTAAAACCACAACAAAACTCTTCAAAAGCCACGCTAGCCTAACCAGTAATCTTTTCAAAAGATCTCTCCTTATCCTTCCTAATTGGATACTTGCGACCTAAATGTCGTTACGAGCCATATTTCGTTGTGAGCTAAGTTTCATTACAAGCTATATGCCATAACCAGCCAGACAACATTCATTGTTATCCCGACTACACATGAAAAGGCTGAATCTCAATATACAACTCACATGGAGACAGCTTTAAAGCACTATCAACCTCCTATCGCCCCATGAGCCAATACGGATCAAAAGCGTTAGAGGTTTCCATGAAAGATTCAAAAACGGCGAATTTGTTAAATTTTGTTATATTTATGTAAAAGGCTAGTTAGTGATATCCAATTGTTCAAGGTAAGTTTACTTACTAAACAGTCAATTATTTGAAGTGACTAAGCTGCATGCCCTCTTGCCGTTGGAATTTATTTTATATCGAGTTTTACGATTGCTTTCATAGAAATGATAATCAATATCACTTAAGTTAAATCAACAGTAAGTCATACAGACATTAAAAGGTTTAGTGATTATGCAAGATGCAATGAATTGGTTAGCGAGAGACCCAGACCCGAGAACTCGTGAAGAGCTTCAACACCTCATAGATGAAGGAATGCACGACGAATTAGAAGACCGCTTTACGCAGCGATTAGAGTTCGGAACAGCAGGTCTTCGAGGCAAAGTGGGATGCGGTCCAAATAGAATGAATCGCTTAGTGATACAAGAAACCGCGACTGGGCTTGGTCACTATTTGATAGAGCACGTTGCAAATGCCAAGATTCGTGGTGTTGTTGTGGGCTATGACGGCCGCTTAGATTCAAAGCAATTCGCTATTGATACCGCTTCTGTACTCACGGCTTTGGGCATTAAGGTTTACTTAACCTCGAATGTCGCAGCAACTCCTATCGTTGCTTTCGGCATTGAGCATTTCAACGCAGCCGCAGCCGTTGTGGTCACTGCTAGCCATAATCCGCCAGAATACAATGGCTTCAAAGTGTACTGGGAGAATGGTGCTCAAATCATTCCACCGCATGATGCTGGCATTGCCTCTGAAATCGATATCGCATCGACTAAGCCGATTCCTTTACTGAGCCTGAGTGACGCGGAAGCACAAGGCAAGTTAGTGTGGTTAACTGAGGGCTATTACCAAACGTATCGCGCTGCGATCAACCAAAGTCCGTATGTGAGTAAAGATATTGAATCGGCGAACACTACCATCACCTACACCGCCATGCATGGTGTAGGCGCGCAAATGGCTGAAGATCTTCTCCATGATTCTGGTTTCCACAAGGTATTCAGCGTTGCAGAACAGAGAGAACCCGATGGTAACTTCCCGACCGTCAACTTCCCTAACCCGGAAGAAAAAGGGGCAATGGATCTTGTGGTGAACCTGGCAAAAAGTGTCGATGCAGACATAGCTTGTGCCAACGATCCAGATGCAGACCGATTCGCGGTTGCGGTCAGAACTGAAGACGACTCGTACAAAATGCTCACGGGTGATCAAGTAGGTGTGTTATTCGCGCACTACTTGTTGTCAAAGGCGCACACTAAAAATCAGTTGGTTGGTAATAGTATCGTCTCATCAACGCTGCTTGAAAAAGTTGCGAATGCTCATGGTGCTACTTATTTCCAGACACTGACTGGGTTTAAATGGCTGGCCAACATTGGAATGCAATTAGAAGACGAAAACAATGAGTTCTTATTCGCCTATGAAGAAGCGCTAGGCTATACGATTGGTACTCAGGTTCGAGATAAGGATGGGTTATCTGCTATCGTTGTTTTCGCTCAACTGGTTGAAGAGCTCAAATCTCAAGGTAGATCGGTTTGGGATCTTCTTGCTCAGATCTCGTTGGAGCATGGTGTTCACACCAACGCACAACGCAGTATCGCGCTTGACCCAGATTCACCATCGATAGGTTCGAAGCTTAGAGCAGCACAACCCAAAACAATCAATGGTGTCGCTGTATCAGTGATTGAAGATCTGCAATCATCGTTACGCTTTGTTATCGGTGGTAATACTGAGGCGATTAACCTGCCCGCAAGTGACGTACTCATATATCATCTCGAAGACAGATCACGCATTATCGTAAGACCTTCCGGCACTGAGCCAAAAGTTAAGGTTTACTATGAAACGGTGACAAAATTCGAAGGTTCAGAAACCTACGATGAAACTCGTCTACGTGGCGAAGAGTATATGGACAAACTCATAGAACAACACCAGCAAGAACTGAATTCTTAACGACTGGTTTGTTCAACATATAACGGCTAAAAACAAAAAATGGACGCTCTAAGCGTCCATTTTTCTCTCGGCGGCTAACCGCGTGATAATACGTTCGATTTGGAACTTCACGAAGTAAAGAATGAAGACAACATCCAAACCGCCAACACGATGAATACGCCACCCATCACTTTCTGCTGATAAGTGCGAAACTTAGCATTTTCTACCAGAGACTTACCAATCGTACCAACCAACGCTACTAACAAGAAATTGAACGTTAAACCTAAGACATTCAGTAGCAAACCAAGTACTAACATTTGCTCGCCCGAAGTCGCTTCAATATTTGTCGAAACGAACTGAGGTAAAAACATCACAAAAAACACTAAAGCCTTAGGGTTCAGCAGGTTACTGATCAACGCCCTTTGGTAATAGGCTTTTGCAGCAAAATTATCGGTTAGCTCCGGCGCATTACCCTGCTCTGTTCGCAGGCAATCCCACCCCATTTTCAACAAGTACGCGCCGCCTAACAAATGGAGAGCTTTAAGCGCTATTGGGCTCATTGCGATCAACGCTGATACACCCATAGCCGCTAATACTGTCAGAATGATTCCAGAAGTCGCATTGCCTAGGCTTGCAAACACGCCGACCTTACGGCCATAGCTCATGCTTGAACTCGCAATCAGTAACATATCAGGGCCAGGTAAAAGGAGAAGTGCAACAACAGCAGTCAGGTAGACAGGTAAAATGGTTAAGTCGATCATGGGTTTCAGCATTGATAAAAACGGAGGCGGATTTTATATCAATTACCAACACCCTTCCAGATGCAATCAGTTGTTCGACGTTTATTTACTCGAATTAAAAACTAATATTAAACAACAAAGCCAATTTATTAACTTAGTTGAAAAGGCTAACTAACTTGCTACCCACTCGATCTCAATCAATGTCGTATCGCCATACTTTAGGCGACCAAGGAAGATATCGCCTCTGTGTACAGCACCAACACCTTTTGGCGTACCCGTCATCACAACATCGCCATCGAGCAAGGTGGTATAAGAAGACAGCTCTTCTAGGATAGTTTGTGGAGAGTAAAGCATCTGCTCAACATGTCCTTTCTGAACACGAACACAGTTAATAAACAGTTCTAGATTCAAGTCCGTTAGATCTAAGTTATCAGTTGGAACGAAGCGACTAAAAACGGCTGAACCATCAAACGCTTTGGCGCGCTCCCAAGGTAAGCCTTTCGCTTTTAAGCTACCTTGTAGCTCACGTTTGGTGAGGTCTAACCCTAAGCCCACAGCTGAGTATTGGCCATTTTCAACGATAAAGCAGATTTCAGCTTCATAGTGCAGTGCTTCTTGATGGAATGAAGAGAGAGAGGAAGTCACACTGGTGCTTGGTTTATTGAACACCACCATAGAGTCAGGGATCGCGTTGTTAAGTTCTTCAATGTGATCGACATAGTTACGCCCAACACACAGCACCTTGGTTGGTGTTGCGGTTCGTTTCGAATTCATCAATTGTTCTTGATCTACAACGCTGCTCATAGTTTGTCCCTGAACTATTTTTGGAATGCAGAGTTTACCGCATCACAAAATGAGAGTCTTCGACAAGATGGTTACTAAGATCTAAATTCTGATCTTTAGCTCAATTCGATGATTTGAAAGTGTTTATACGAAGGTCGCAACAGTGCGAAATGACAATTCAAGACAAAAGTCCAAAACGAAAAAAGCCCTCTCTAACCAAAGGGTTTGAGAGGGCTTAGCATGGTGTCTAGGACAGTATCCTAAAAGGTAAACCTAAGGAGTAAACACTATGCTAAATCAGTCTGCGACTTATAGGTAGTAACGAGCACCAAGTAGCCATTGGTCGTCAGCTTTCTCTTTGTACTCACCAGAACCTTGTAGGTCGAATTGGTAACCAGCGAAGCCTACGAACTGAGATGTGAAGTTGTATTCAGCTTGTAGAGCAGTTGTGCTGTACACAGTTTCGCTCTTCTTGTCGTCTTCTACAGCTTCGTAGTTAACGCTTAGGTTCAGGCTGTTAGAAAGAGCGTAAGACGCTAGTAATTCAATAGCAACTGACTCTTCAAGAATCTGCTTGTTACCAGTGTTCATGTAGTTGTTCATTGCGTAAACACCAGCAAGGAAAAGACCTTCTGAACCGTATGAACCGTAAGTTGCACTTACTACGTGAGAGTCAGCAGTCTTAGAGCCAGAAACACCCGAGTAGTTTACATCACCGCCATTGTACGCGTAGTTTGCTGTGAAGTCGGCAATAGAGTAGTTCAAAGCGATTTGACCACGGTTGCCATATTCATTTTGAGTTAACAGACCAGTGCTTTCAACCTTACGACCTTGCCATGCAACACCAAGACCTAGAGAGCCCGCGTTACCGAAATCGATAGCATTAGCGTAGCTAACCATCTCTTCACCACGACCAGTACCTAGGTTGCCGTGATCTTCGTAGATGAAGTCATTCGCGAAAGCGATTGGCATATCGGCAACACCAGCAACGTTGTAGTAAGGTGCCCATTGAGTACCAACAGCTGCACGACCGTAATCATCGTGAGAAAGGCCAACGTAACCAAGACGAGTAGTGAATGACTCATCACCACCGTCTAGCATGTTTAGCGCCCATTCACCTTTAGCATCAGCAGTAAAGCCGTTACCAAGTTCGTGAGTTGCACCGAAATTGATACGTGGAGAAACAGTTTCAACACCGATGTCATCGCTGTTTTGACGATCGTCGCTGTTTACATCACCAACTGCAACTGAAACGTGACCGCCAACTGAGAATGTTGTGCCGTCTTCGTTGTAAAGTTCTACTGCAACTGCCTGTGTACCAAATACTGCACCAGAAATTGCTAGCGCTAAAAGTTTCTTATTCATTTGTCATGTCCATTATGTAACTGGGTGAGTTATTCACTAACAACCTCGTGCTTACGAAGAAGTTGTTACCTGCATTTAACAAGTAGGCAAACACTAATCGATGAATGACAAAAAAGTTGCATTAAAATATATAAAATAAAAACAACAATGCTATAAAAAACAAAAATCACTTTAAAAACAAGAAAATAAAACACAACCACAAGAAAGTTTTTGTGTTTTATTTATATTGGTCAAAGCGATTTTTTGGTTTTTAAATCACTAAAAAAGCATTTAAAATCAAAGAAAAGAAAGAGTGAACCGTCGATGAATAGGAGAAACTTGACAATGAAACATTCTGTAACATTTAGGACCTACTAGAAAACTTTCAAACTAAAGCTTACTAGCGAAGCCCAAGCTGAACTCACTAATATATGGATAAACCACAGCTATCAAGCTAGAGCGTTAGACACAAAAAAGGGCAACCAGTCGAAGACCAATTACCCTATTTACCATTTTTCTAAGTACGTAATAGCCCTATCGGAGCTAAACGAATCAAGCTGTTATTTAAAACAAACCTCAGCCCAACGAGCCAGGCCAGCAGTTACAGAACCAAAATAATTGCCACTCACAATAGGAACATTTGGCACAGCTTGTTGTACGGCTTCACGCAGTATTGGCGAACGAGCTGAACCACCTGTCATGTAGATGACATCTGGCTTTTTCTGACCCTGTTGCATCGCTTCTTTCACCAACTCAATCATCTTAGACTTTGGCGTTTCGATTGCATCGATCATCTGTTCAACTGAGATATCCACCTCAACCAACTCAGAAGCAACGTTAATCGCTGTTCGATACTGAGCGCATTCTGCTAGCGCAATCTTGGTTTCTTCCGCGCGGCGAACAATGCCGTAGCCTAGAGTGTCGTGATAAACTTTCATCAAGCGATCTAACTTTTGAGGTTCTGACGCTTCTTTACGAAGTAACTTCAACGCTGCAAGGTTTTCACGAGAATAGAAGTTCTTCTGAGCTTCTACATTGTTAATCGCAATTGGGTTCCAGAATTGAGTCAACGGCATATCAATACCAGAGATCCCTTTACTGCCCATCCCGAAAGGTGACATCAATTGTTTAAACGCTAGATAAATATCGAGGTCATTACCCCCTACCCTTTGCCCACTATGTGCCAGTAAGCTCTGTGTGCGATCTGCTTGACCAGACCAACTCGGCCCCATTTCTAACAATGAACAGTCGGTCGTACCACCACCAATATCGACCACCAATACCGTTTGGTTGTCAGTTAAGGTGCTTTCGTAATCTAGGCCTGCGGCTACGGGCTCAAATTGAAAGGCGATATCAAGGAAGCCAGCACGCTTAGCGGCGCGAGTGAGGATGTTTTCTGCTTGCCTGTTTGCGTCTTCACCACCTCGACCATGAAAGTTAATTGGTCGGCCAATAACCGCTTGTTTGATCTGTGCTTGAGTCGTGCGCTCGGCTTGGTGTTTAATATTGGCCATCATGGCACACACTAAATCTTCAAAAAAGCTGACCTGTACATCGTGCAGACCACTTGCACCAAGGAAAGACTTAGGAGACTTAACGTAATAAACATCACGAGGGTCTTCTAAATATAGGTCTAATGCAGCCTGACCAAATGCCATATCTTCCGGCTCTAGGTCGATACTCTCTTCTCGGTTCAATGCAATCGCACGTCGTAACACTTGCTCACCAACCGCATCACTTGGCTTGATGTTTAAATGGCGAAATAGATGTTCAGAAACACTCTCACGAGTAGGAGCAAACACAGTGGAGGGAATATAGTGGTTGTTACCTTCTAGTGGTAACAGGCTTGGTTCTCCATTAACCATCGCCGCGACAGAACAGTTCGCTGTTCCATAATCAAATCCAATAAACATAATATCCCCCACGCAACAAAAGGGGCGAGATGCTACATGAAAAGCCTTAAAATTACGAGGTCATTTTTTGGTTTGATGACTCTTAAAAAGGAAACAAATATGCTACATTTCAGCCCAAATAAATCATGGGTCAGATAGATGAAAACACCTTGCCGAGCGGCTTGTAAAAATAATGGCGGTATGTGTAGCGGCTGCTTTCGCACAATGGATGAAATTATAGGTTGGAAAGACTTATCTGAGAATGAAAGAGATTCTGTTATGGATAACGTCAGTGGCGCGAGTTCAACTCACCAGTGTCCCCAATGTAATGAACCCGCTCAATGCGATATCAGCGCTGGTAAAGACACGTGTTGGTGTTTTGAATTAGAGAAGCGCGACACGAACGATATTCCAAAAGCGAGTGTCTGCATGTGTCGTAAGTGCCTGTCTGCACAACCGATTCAGTAATTCGCACACCTGTTCATATACAGCTGTTCTTATGCAGTTAAAGAAGCGAGATATGATTTTCTCGCTTCAAAATATGTATTGCTTAGTGAGTGTTTACTTCGTCTTTAAAACCAATGCAAGCTGAGAAAAGTCTACCCCACTCCAACCATGAGTCATGAAGTTACGAATATTTTGATGGTCGGTATTCTCAGGAAAACCTAATACGTCATTACGGTAATACTGGCCAAAACAAGCCAATGTCTGCTCTGCTGAAAGGCCTTGCTCTAAACCAAAAGCAAAAATCTTACACGAACCATTATTCTGACCGGCGGCATTCACAACATCACCGTTGCGAAATTCACACTCTGAAAAGTCATAGTGTGCTTCTATCACTTGCATTGTATCTTCAAACTGCACGCTTTCCGGGGTTTCAGCTAACGTGCTTAATAGGGTTTCCAGTTCCATTTACTATTTCTCCATCAAGTATGTAACGTACAGCAGTGTATCTTTTTTTTCGATAAGAGTAAGCCGTTGTTTAGTTGGCTAAGCGATTCATTTTTTAGCCCTGCTAGTATAATTACTTCAATGAAACTAATGACATAGTTTTATCAGGACGTTATATTATTTTATCAGATGGTTAACATTGTTCAGTAACGAATATGCATAAAGATAAAAACTTAGAACTGTTCAGATACCTAAAACCAGGTACAAAAACAGCAGGTGTATTGGAATTTGGCCCAGACGACTCAATCCAGATCAGTACGCTCTATATCGGACACAAACAAGATCAGTACCTTATCCTTGAGCTGTCACAAAAAGCGACCGAAGCACTGACACTCAGAAAGCTCATCAACGTCGATATTATTGTTCGCGCTATTACTGATACTGAGCTTGGTCACATCGTCGCATTTAAGACCAATGTATTGGCTCATATCACCTCCCCTGCGCATCTTATCTTCCTGCGTCCACCCTCTAACTTTGCCACTAAACCGATCCGTGAACACGAAAGATACAAGGTACGACTCAACTGTGAAGTGACCTTTGACACCTTGTCATTAGATGCCACTCTGGTTGATTTTTCAGTATCAGGTTGCGGGATCTATCTTACGCAGCAATCAGACATCGACGTAGGCTGGAAAATAAAGGTCAATTCACTCTTAAACGAACACTTAGATGATGACCTAGTTTACAAAGTGGTGAGTAAGAAAAGGCAGGGACAGGGTTGGCTATTAGGCATCCAATTCCCCGAGCACTTAGATATGAGTGATGAGTTAAAAACACTGCTTTTAGAGCAAGCTTTTGTAACAGGCTCTATTTAGGCTTTAAGCTTCTGCTTCGAAACACTACCTCGCTAAAGCACGGCTTAAACGCATAACTACTTAGCTTGCCTCATTCCAATATGAGTTTTTGAAGTGCACAAAGGCTTGGTGGAGTGACTCTTCTTTAATGGGTTTTACAATCACGTAATTCGCCCCAGCAGCCATGAAGCTGTCTCGCGTCGACTCTTGAGCATCGGCAGTGCACGCGTAAATAGGCGCAACGACACCAATGTCCTCTCTGAGTTGTTGTGTGGTTTCAACACCACCGAGGTTCGGGAGTTGGTTATCCATCAAAATAAGGTCATAGGTTGTGGTTTTCGCCATCTCGATCGCTTCCAAGCCATCTTTTGCCCAAGTGACCACCATTCCGTACTTTTTGCAGAAAGCCTGAGCAATAAAAGCATTGGTGTGGTTATCTTCCACCAGCAGAACCATCAAAGATCGACTAAACAATGCTTCAGGTTCAATATCAGATTGCGGCTTCACATCGATTAATGGTTTAGAGTGAATTTCCACAGGAATTTCGATGATGAACTCAGAACCTCGACCGATATGACTGCGGACTTGAATATCCCCTTCCAGCATATCAACAAGGTTTTTTACAATCGTTAACCCCAAGCCAGTACCGCCATACTCACGAGTAGTGGTCTCTTCTGCCTGAACAAAGGGTTCAAACACTGCGTCTATCTTGCTTTCATCGATACCAATCCCTGTGTCTTTCACTCGCACAATTAAACTGGCTTGATCGGAATTGAAGATGCTTTCGAGCTCAAAGCTGACCGAAATGCCCCCTTGGTGAGTAAACTTAAGCGCGTTACTTAGCAGATTAAACATGATCTGATTTAGACGGACTTGGTCGGTGTTGATTTCGATGTCGTCTACCAAGTGGTTCACTATGGTAAACGTAACCGACTTGTCTTCACACAACGGGCGATAGATGCTGTCTAAGGTGTTGACCAACTCGCCCAAGCGGAAATCTTTCTTTTGGATATTGAACTGCCCCTGCTCGATCTTTGAGAAGTCCAAAATATCGTTAAGTACCGCCAGTAGATGTTCCGCACTATTACAAAGTACATCGACTTGTTCACGATTATCTTCACTGTGTATCGAGCGTTTAAGCAATTGAGACACACCCAGAATACCGTTCAGTGGTGTGCGAATCTCGTGGCTCATCTTCGCTAAGAAATCAGCACGCACATTAGCAAGGTGCTCAGCTTCTTCTCTTGCTCGATCGGCTTGTCTCTCTGCCTCTATCAGCTTAGTGATGTCTTGCCCTTGTACCACCACACCTGTGATGCCGTGCTCAACACGAATGGCCGACATATTCCAACGAAATACCTTTTCGCCAATAGGCACATTAATACCGGTTAGCTTTGCTCCTTGAACCACCATTTGAATGTTCGGCAGCATACGATGCTCAAACTCTTGAGCCATAGCGCCATAGTTGTCATCGTCATCAAACAACGCCATTCGTGCCGCTGGGTTCATCTGAATTAAATCGCCTTTATCAGACCATACCAGAATCGGCGAATGAGCAAAGTTGAAGAGGTCTTGGAACTTCTGGTTCTGTTCAGACAAGCGTTCAAACGTGTCTTCAAGCGTACAACCAATGTGGTGAAATTCGAAGATATTAGAGCCGTCGAACTTATTGTACTCTTCGCTATCACTGGCAGAACGAGTGAAGTCCATCAATTTATCCAGCTCCGCCGCGACCCTTCTCTGAATCCAAGCGCGCGCAAAGAAAGACATGAATACGATCACCACAATCACAACAATGATTGCTCGCTCATAGTTCTCTTCTAGCGCGATGAAGTTGGTATTCTTCTGCAC contains:
- a CDS encoding PilZ domain-containing protein codes for the protein MHKDKNLELFRYLKPGTKTAGVLEFGPDDSIQISTLYIGHKQDQYLILELSQKATEALTLRKLINVDIIVRAITDTELGHIVAFKTNVLAHITSPAHLIFLRPPSNFATKPIREHERYKVRLNCEVTFDTLSLDATLVDFSVSGCGIYLTQQSDIDVGWKIKVNSLLNEHLDDDLVYKVVSKKRQGQGWLLGIQFPEHLDMSDELKTLLLEQAFVTGSI
- the luxQ gene encoding quorum-sensing autoinducer 2 sensor kinase/phosphatase LuxQ, which translates into the protein MKKSYASTPRNTLAKLITRIIILVIGVMALGVLIHNYETSSSIVKQETNRTVQQTSSLIQNMFDYRLSVLQIHQDSSSHSETLKEYFETGNEEALSYFFFGVDQREPDHAPDLRFVSTHDGLAWEDGNGQFYGLDTSSLKHISDEVSFSSNWHFIKLMTDIGKRHLLARRTPIVDNNTGEVLGQLYIAIVLDNNFSLAESIQQGSNCENIVIEAHGTPVTSTFSGDESYTIADILNYQIYEQLPRHFVTIATIKINAVETPLIIRAVQKNTNFIALEENYERAIIVVIVVIVFMSFFARAWIQRRVAAELDKLMDFTRSASDSEEYNKFDGSNIFEFHHIGCTLEDTFERLSEQNQKFQDLFNFAHSPILVWSDKGDLIQMNPAARMALFDDDDNYGAMAQEFEHRMLPNIQMVVQGAKLTGINVPIGEKVFRWNMSAIRVEHGITGVVVQGQDITKLIEAERQADRAREEAEHLANVRADFLAKMSHEIRTPLNGILGVSQLLKRSIHSEDNREQVDVLCNSAEHLLAVLNDILDFSKIEQGQFNIQKKDFRLGELVNTLDSIYRPLCEDKSVTFTIVNHLVDDIEINTDQVRLNQIMFNLLSNALKFTHQGGISVSFELESIFNSDQASLIVRVKDTGIGIDESKIDAVFEPFVQAEETTTREYGGTGLGLTIVKNLVDMLEGDIQVRSHIGRGSEFIIEIPVEIHSKPLIDVKPQSDIEPEALFSRSLMVLLVEDNHTNAFIAQAFCKKYGMVVTWAKDGLEAIEMAKTTTYDLILMDNQLPNLGGVETTQQLREDIGVVAPIYACTADAQESTRDSFMAAGANYVIVKPIKEESLHQAFVHFKNSYWNEAS
- a CDS encoding phospho-sugar mutase, which gives rise to MQDAMNWLARDPDPRTREELQHLIDEGMHDELEDRFTQRLEFGTAGLRGKVGCGPNRMNRLVIQETATGLGHYLIEHVANAKIRGVVVGYDGRLDSKQFAIDTASVLTALGIKVYLTSNVAATPIVAFGIEHFNAAAAVVVTASHNPPEYNGFKVYWENGAQIIPPHDAGIASEIDIASTKPIPLLSLSDAEAQGKLVWLTEGYYQTYRAAINQSPYVSKDIESANTTITYTAMHGVGAQMAEDLLHDSGFHKVFSVAEQREPDGNFPTVNFPNPEEKGAMDLVVNLAKSVDADIACANDPDADRFAVAVRTEDDSYKMLTGDQVGVLFAHYLLSKAHTKNQLVGNSIVSSTLLEKVANAHGATYFQTLTGFKWLANIGMQLEDENNEFLFAYEEALGYTIGTQVRDKDGLSAIVVFAQLVEELKSQGRSVWDLLAQISLEHGVHTNAQRSIALDPDSPSIGSKLRAAQPKTINGVAVSVIEDLQSSLRFVIGGNTEAINLPASDVLIYHLEDRSRIIVRPSGTEPKVKVYYETVTKFEGSETYDETRLRGEEYMDKLIEQHQQELNS
- the yegD gene encoding molecular chaperone, encoding MFIGFDYGTANCSVAAMVNGEPSLLPLEGNNHYIPSTVFAPTRESVSEHLFRHLNIKPSDAVGEQVLRRAIALNREESIDLEPEDMAFGQAALDLYLEDPRDVYYVKSPKSFLGASGLHDVQVSFFEDLVCAMMANIKHQAERTTQAQIKQAVIGRPINFHGRGGEDANRQAENILTRAAKRAGFLDIAFQFEPVAAGLDYESTLTDNQTVLVVDIGGGTTDCSLLEMGPSWSGQADRTQSLLAHSGQRVGGNDLDIYLAFKQLMSPFGMGSKGISGIDMPLTQFWNPIAINNVEAQKNFYSRENLAALKLLRKEASEPQKLDRLMKVYHDTLGYGIVRRAEETKIALAECAQYRTAINVASELVEVDISVEQMIDAIETPKSKMIELVKEAMQQGQKKPDVIYMTGGSARSPILREAVQQAVPNVPIVSGNYFGSVTAGLARWAEVCFK
- a CDS encoding fumarylacetoacetate hydrolase family protein — encoded protein: MSSVVDQEQLMNSKRTATPTKVLCVGRNYVDHIEELNNAIPDSMVVFNKPSTSVTSSLSSFHQEALHYEAEICFIVENGQYSAVGLGLDLTKRELQGSLKAKGLPWERAKAFDGSAVFSRFVPTDNLDLTDLNLELFINCVRVQKGHVEQMLYSPQTILEELSSYTTLLDGDVVMTGTPKGVGAVHRGDIFLGRLKYGDTTLIEIEWVAS
- a CDS encoding DUF1289 domain-containing protein; the protein is MKTPCRAACKNNGGMCSGCFRTMDEIIGWKDLSENERDSVMDNVSGASSTHQCPQCNEPAQCDISAGKDTCWCFELEKRDTNDIPKASVCMCRKCLSAQPIQ
- a CDS encoding LysE family translocator codes for the protein MIDLTILPVYLTAVVALLLLPGPDMLLIASSSMSYGRKVGVFASLGNATSGIILTVLAAMGVSALIAMSPIALKALHLLGGAYLLKMGWDCLRTEQGNAPELTDNFAAKAYYQRALISNLLNPKALVFFVMFLPQFVSTNIEATSGEQMLVLGLLLNVLGLTFNFLLVALVGTIGKSLVENAKFRTYQQKVMGGVFIVLAVWMLSSFFTS
- a CDS encoding HopJ type III effector protein gives rise to the protein MELETLLSTLAETPESVQFEDTMQVIEAHYDFSECEFRNGDVVNAAGQNNGSCKIFAFGLEQGLSAEQTLACFGQYYRNDVLGFPENTDHQNIRNFMTHGWSGVDFSQLALVLKTK
- a CDS encoding porin, translating into MNKKLLALAISGAVFGTQAVAVELYNEDGTTFSVGGHVSVAVGDVNSDDRQNSDDIGVETVSPRINFGATHELGNGFTADAKGEWALNMLDGGDESFTTRLGYVGLSHDDYGRAAVGTQWAPYYNVAGVADMPIAFANDFIYEDHGNLGTGRGEEMVSYANAIDFGNAGSLGLGVAWQGRKVESTGLLTQNEYGNRGQIALNYSIADFTANYAYNGGDVNYSGVSGSKTADSHVVSATYGSYGSEGLFLAGVYAMNNYMNTGNKQILEESVAIELLASYALSNSLNLSVNYEAVEDDKKSETVYSTTALQAEYNFTSQFVGFAGYQFDLQGSGEYKEKADDQWLLGARYYL